A region of Fimbriiglobus ruber DNA encodes the following proteins:
- a CDS encoding leucine-rich repeat domain-containing protein — MIVCATLQSSWLFRAVRVRPVLIAVLALAFVAPAVFAADTPSQKEAAIRQLKSKGFTWDEERREIRVATAIGTECRSLDEILGPIRELKAESLDLSRSHCVPDLRALRNAPTIRQLVFYPNVVLVADTLRQLREIGRLHLLPTAEALDGSRPRTDDEIHSLSLDGPAGDIELKEFQGLKNLTVLGMNSPKNPDSCLVLLEGFKKLKELGLFTTKLGPKGRGALKQLVGLEALRFVSINITDDDLKELVNHKMLRVLMLSSTEVSDNGLRHLSAFKNLTSLTLYSEKANKVAGQGFTEAGLKCLKDLVQLKSLTLNHLDIGDAGLKELGGLKNLTELNLVGTKLTNEGIKELRGLTSLTTLSLSNTSIDNAGMESLRPLSRLTKLHLAGTKVTRLNRLSGSTQLSDLDLSSAAAVDDLRVFKKLTTLTLYNCATGDLAALGDLKNLEKLYLDHQFLSDSTLQSLRRAKVLRPWARADNTHFWQQHPRPVPNTLAEVTKLWLNGTKITDAGLKELVDFPNLTELDLTGSKVTGRGLKSLTQFKQLRTLNVGYTAVTDDGLEDLKNLHHLTSLDLDGCRVTEAGLRKLKDVRDLERLRFGLPWDRPGGRPPLVPGAFRALKDCRNLTHISFGSHVMTDDLLRSANELGLLPALSIAQLDASDRPRRPDEITTLNLSGSSVTDIGLQELKGLTNLTCLNLSLSKISNNCTKTLGGLPGLISLDLGSTPVNGKALRDLARMKNLSQVRMNRSGITDTDVLALREAGKLHLLSDGYAPPRSPSAVDDVVGLDLSDSALTSVGLQEVACFRNLENLNLSKSAVTDTDLRIVKQLGKLEELDLSDTAVSDTGLEAIQGLDKITSLNLSGTKITDAGMKKLKKYRNLSSLKLENTTVTDAGLLELSGIPRLTDLGLSDTAITDGRLKTLRQLGLLHILGEATPPDATLFAWQGDPKDDPSRPRRPSDIRVLNLSQSKITAAGLKELKDFKGLTDLSLPRSVYTDEGLKTLREIGLLHTVDRASANDVSPPGDGRPRSPTEVTTFRWDLTTATDAGLKELREFTHLRHIDIEREKITDGTLASLREIGLIHALAVTDDHGEGPRTANDATAFEFTNTKVTSRGLRELKGLKNLNLVTLESELYTDETLKVLHEIGKLNAWPGAESSDGGRPNSQDAITAFKFPDSKVTSAGLKELKDLSHLKRLDLSFVALDKKWLAELAGFKQITSLSVAHTNIGEFGLKELARLTQLTELDLTDTRITDEDIKDLKPSSNLTTLVLTNTGISDDGMKVLKAFRKLTALDLTDTFVSDLGLKELGEFTGLLSLKLSGSRFTHAGLKELAGLKTLEVLSLCRTSVTDAGLKELKGLQHLTTLELDTTNVTGTGLRELAGRENLTILDLSRTSVTDTGLRELMGLKNLKRLDLSETKVTDAGLKTLQGLSQLEYLGLHGTKTSDEAEEKLKKVLPRCEIGHLRPR; from the coding sequence ATGATCGTCTGCGCTACCCTCCAGTCATCCTGGCTATTCCGCGCGGTGCGGGTTCGCCCGGTTCTAATCGCTGTTCTCGCCCTGGCGTTCGTCGCTCCGGCGGTGTTCGCGGCCGACACCCCGAGTCAGAAAGAAGCTGCGATTCGGCAACTCAAGAGCAAAGGGTTTACCTGGGACGAGGAACGGCGGGAGATTCGGGTCGCCACAGCGATCGGAACGGAGTGCCGCTCGTTGGACGAGATCCTCGGTCCGATCCGGGAGTTGAAAGCGGAAAGCTTGGATCTTAGCCGGAGTCATTGTGTCCCCGACTTGCGTGCCTTAAGAAACGCTCCGACGATACGCCAGCTTGTTTTCTATCCTAACGTGGTGCTGGTCGCCGACACTTTAAGACAACTACGAGAAATCGGGCGACTTCACCTGTTACCCACTGCCGAGGCTCTGGACGGTTCGCGGCCCCGGACAGACGACGAGATTCATTCGCTCTCGCTCGACGGTCCGGCGGGCGACATCGAATTGAAGGAATTTCAAGGTCTCAAAAATCTGACCGTTCTCGGGATGAACAGCCCCAAGAATCCAGACTCCTGCCTCGTCTTATTGGAGGGTTTTAAGAAGCTTAAAGAACTCGGCCTGTTCACGACCAAACTCGGCCCGAAGGGCCGCGGTGCTCTGAAACAACTGGTCGGTTTGGAGGCACTCCGATTTGTATCGATTAATATTACCGACGATGACTTAAAGGAACTTGTAAACCATAAGATGCTGCGCGTGTTGATGCTGTCCAGCACGGAAGTGTCCGATAACGGGCTCCGGCATCTCTCGGCGTTTAAAAACCTGACATCACTCACTTTGTATTCGGAGAAAGCGAACAAAGTGGCAGGCCAAGGATTCACGGAGGCAGGTCTTAAATGTCTCAAGGATCTGGTGCAACTGAAATCGCTCACGCTGAATCATCTCGATATCGGAGATGCCGGGCTGAAAGAATTGGGCGGGCTCAAAAATCTCACCGAACTCAACCTGGTGGGGACAAAACTGACCAACGAAGGAATAAAAGAATTACGCGGGTTGACATCACTGACAACTCTCTCGCTAAGCAATACATCGATCGACAATGCCGGAATGGAATCCCTGCGACCACTTTCGCGGCTCACAAAACTACATCTGGCCGGTACCAAAGTCACCCGTCTGAATCGTCTGTCGGGATCAACCCAGCTTTCCGACCTGGATTTGTCGAGTGCCGCGGCTGTGGACGACCTGAGAGTTTTTAAGAAGCTGACAACTCTGACCCTTTACAACTGTGCGACCGGAGACTTGGCGGCCCTCGGCGACCTCAAAAATCTCGAGAAACTTTATCTCGATCATCAATTTCTGTCCGACTCGACGTTACAGTCTCTCCGACGGGCGAAAGTACTCCGGCCGTGGGCCAGAGCCGACAATACCCACTTCTGGCAACAACACCCTCGCCCAGTGCCGAACACACTTGCCGAAGTCACCAAACTGTGGCTCAACGGCACGAAAATCACGGACGCCGGCCTGAAGGAATTGGTCGATTTTCCTAACCTGACGGAACTCGACCTCACCGGCAGCAAAGTGACAGGCCGCGGACTGAAGAGTCTAACGCAGTTCAAGCAACTTCGTACACTCAATGTCGGTTACACAGCCGTGACGGATGACGGGTTGGAAGATTTGAAGAACCTCCATCACCTGACCAGTCTCGATCTCGATGGGTGTCGGGTCACCGAGGCAGGACTTCGCAAATTGAAAGATGTCCGAGACCTCGAACGACTCCGTTTCGGTTTACCCTGGGATAGACCGGGCGGGCGCCCTCCGCTCGTGCCCGGCGCTTTCCGCGCTCTTAAGGACTGTCGGAACCTGACTCACATTTCGTTCGGTTCACACGTGATGACCGACGATCTGTTGCGGTCCGCTAACGAACTCGGGTTACTGCCCGCCTTGTCGATCGCCCAGCTCGATGCGTCGGATCGTCCCCGCCGACCCGATGAGATCACAACGCTCAACTTGTCGGGCTCGTCCGTGACCGACATCGGTCTTCAGGAATTAAAGGGGCTCACGAACCTCACTTGTCTCAATCTGTCCCTGTCAAAAATTTCGAATAACTGCACAAAAACGCTTGGCGGACTCCCTGGTCTGATCTCCCTTGACCTGGGATCAACCCCTGTAAATGGAAAAGCACTGCGCGATCTGGCGCGGATGAAAAACCTCTCCCAAGTGCGGATGAACCGGTCCGGAATCACCGATACCGACGTTTTGGCGCTCCGCGAAGCCGGTAAGCTTCATTTACTGTCCGACGGCTATGCCCCCCCGCGTAGCCCGTCGGCAGTGGACGATGTCGTCGGGTTGGATCTCAGCGATTCGGCCCTGACGAGCGTCGGACTGCAAGAAGTCGCCTGCTTCCGAAACTTGGAAAATCTGAACCTGTCCAAGTCCGCCGTGACCGACACTGACCTCCGAATCGTCAAACAACTCGGGAAGCTCGAAGAACTCGACCTATCCGATACGGCTGTATCCGACACGGGGTTGGAGGCGATACAAGGTCTGGACAAAATCACATCGCTCAATTTGTCCGGTACCAAGATTACCGACGCCGGAATGAAGAAACTCAAAAAGTATCGCAATCTGAGCAGTCTCAAGTTGGAGAACACGACCGTAACCGACGCGGGACTCTTGGAACTCTCCGGTATCCCGCGGCTCACCGACCTGGGTCTGAGTGACACGGCGATCACCGACGGCCGATTGAAGACGTTGCGCCAACTCGGGCTGCTCCACATATTGGGCGAGGCCACGCCGCCGGACGCGACGTTGTTCGCGTGGCAGGGGGATCCCAAGGACGACCCCTCACGCCCACGGCGCCCCAGTGACATCCGCGTGCTCAATTTGTCTCAAAGCAAGATCACCGCTGCCGGGCTGAAAGAACTGAAGGATTTCAAGGGACTTACAGACCTTTCGCTACCGCGGTCCGTTTACACCGATGAGGGACTGAAGACGCTCCGCGAGATTGGCCTACTTCACACGGTCGATCGTGCTTCAGCGAACGATGTCTCGCCTCCTGGCGATGGCAGGCCACGCTCACCGACCGAGGTAACGACTTTCCGGTGGGATCTCACAACCGCAACCGACGCCGGGCTCAAGGAATTGCGCGAATTTACCCACCTCCGCCACATCGACATCGAGCGAGAAAAAATCACGGATGGCACCCTGGCCTCACTCCGCGAGATCGGCCTGATCCACGCGCTGGCCGTGACGGACGATCACGGCGAAGGGCCGCGTACGGCGAACGACGCAACGGCGTTCGAATTCACCAACACCAAAGTGACGAGTCGCGGGCTCCGGGAATTGAAGGGTCTCAAGAATCTGAATTTGGTCACATTGGAGTCGGAGTTGTACACGGACGAGACACTGAAGGTACTTCATGAAATCGGCAAGCTTAACGCGTGGCCCGGCGCCGAGTCTTCGGACGGGGGGCGGCCGAATTCCCAGGACGCGATCACCGCGTTCAAATTCCCCGACTCGAAGGTTACGAGTGCCGGGTTGAAAGAATTGAAAGACTTGAGTCACCTTAAACGGCTCGATTTAAGTTTTGTGGCGCTCGATAAGAAGTGGCTGGCCGAACTGGCCGGATTCAAACAGATCACCTCTCTCAGCGTGGCGCACACCAATATTGGCGAGTTCGGGCTCAAGGAACTCGCCCGGCTGACCCAGTTGACCGAACTCGATTTAACCGACACCCGTATTACCGACGAAGATATCAAGGATCTCAAACCTTCATCCAATCTGACTACCCTAGTGCTGACGAATACTGGGATTTCGGACGACGGGATGAAAGTGTTGAAAGCCTTCCGAAAACTGACCGCGTTGGATTTGACCGACACCTTCGTCTCAGACCTCGGATTGAAAGAGTTGGGTGAATTTACCGGGCTCCTCTCGCTCAAGTTGTCCGGTAGTCGGTTCACCCACGCCGGGCTGAAAGAACTGGCCGGACTGAAGACCCTGGAGGTTCTCAGCCTTTGTCGAACCAGTGTCACCGACGCGGGCTTGAAAGAGCTTAAAGGCTTGCAACACCTCACGACGCTCGAACTGGATACGACGAATGTGACCGGCACAGGCCTTCGGGAATTAGCCGGACGGGAAAATCTTACGATCCTGGACCTGTCCAGAACGTCCGTCACCGACACCGGGCTCCGAGAACTGATGGGCTTGAAGAACCTCAAAAGACTGGATCTGTCCGAAACAAAGGTGACCGACGCCGGACTGAAAACGCTCCAGGGCTTGAGCCAGCTCGAATACCTTGGACTCCACGGGACAAAAACGAGCGACGAGGCCGAGGAGAAATTGAAAAAGGTGCTGCCGAGGTGTGAGATCGGTCATCTCCGACCCCGGTAA
- a CDS encoding lipase family alpha/beta hydrolase: MTETSTILSAPVVLVHGLCLFGRFAAKHRPAKEYFPGVRGYLEALGNRVYVPRVSPTARIATRAAELKAYLRRELGGRAVHLVGHSLGGLDARYMISRLGMAGQVLSLTTIGTPHHGTAFADWAEKCLRVARPFIRTLGSLNHALFDLTTDACRRFNELVPDAPGVLYRSVAGVCEKPYLGPEWAFPSRIVGRAEGPNDGVVSVASATWGEQTEQWVGDHLNLVNWPNRLMRRAGEWHDRAADYGRLLGGLATA, from the coding sequence GTGACCGAGACCTCAACAATACTTTCCGCCCCCGTGGTTCTGGTTCACGGGCTCTGCCTCTTCGGCCGCTTCGCCGCGAAGCACCGCCCGGCGAAAGAATATTTCCCCGGCGTCCGCGGGTATCTCGAAGCCCTCGGGAACCGGGTTTACGTCCCCCGCGTCAGCCCGACGGCCCGGATCGCGACGCGGGCGGCCGAATTGAAGGCGTACCTCCGCCGGGAACTCGGCGGGCGGGCGGTCCACCTCGTCGGCCACAGCCTCGGCGGACTCGACGCGCGGTACATGATTTCCCGCCTCGGCATGGCCGGTCAAGTGTTATCGCTGACGACCATCGGCACCCCGCACCACGGGACCGCGTTCGCGGACTGGGCGGAAAAGTGCCTGCGCGTGGCCCGGCCGTTCATCCGCACCCTCGGCTCGCTGAACCACGCGCTCTTCGACCTGACGACGGACGCCTGCCGCCGGTTCAACGAACTCGTGCCCGACGCCCCCGGCGTCCTCTACCGTTCGGTGGCCGGCGTGTGTGAGAAGCCGTACCTCGGCCCGGAGTGGGCGTTCCCGAGCCGGATCGTCGGCCGGGCGGAAGGTCCGAACGACGGCGTGGTGTCGGTCGCGTCCGCGACGTGGGGCGAACAGACCGAGCAGTGGGTCGGCGACCACCTCAATCTCGTGAATTGGCCGAACCGCCTGATGCGCCGCGCCGGCGAGTGGCACGATCGGGCGGCCGATTATGGGCGACTGCTCGGTGGGTTGGCGACGGCGTAG
- a CDS encoding NAD(P)-dependent oxidoreductase: MTISAAAPGKTKIGWIGTGVMGRWMCQHAMTKGFAATVYNRSADKLQPLVDAGATAAASPKEVAARSDIVFAIVGFPKDVREVFLGADGALAGSKPGTILVDMTTSDPSLAVEIYEAAKAKRVHSLDAPVSGGDVGAKNAALSIMIGGDNDVVAAVAPVFEAMGKTIVHQGKAGAGQHTKMVNQILISSNMIAVCEGLLYGYKAGLDLETVFKSVSVGAAGSKALEVLGPRMLARNFEPGFYVEHFIKDMGIALAEAEKMNLSLPGLGLAKQLYEAVRAQGYGRKGTHALLMALETLNGIKR; encoded by the coding sequence ATGACTATTTCCGCCGCCGCACCGGGTAAGACGAAAATTGGCTGGATCGGGACCGGCGTGATGGGCCGGTGGATGTGCCAGCACGCCATGACCAAGGGATTCGCGGCGACCGTCTACAACCGCAGCGCGGACAAACTCCAGCCCCTGGTCGACGCCGGCGCGACGGCGGCCGCCTCGCCGAAAGAAGTAGCCGCCAGGAGCGACATCGTCTTCGCGATCGTCGGGTTCCCGAAGGACGTTCGCGAAGTCTTTCTTGGCGCCGACGGCGCGCTGGCCGGGAGCAAGCCGGGCACCATCCTGGTCGACATGACGACCAGCGACCCGTCCCTCGCCGTCGAGATTTACGAGGCGGCCAAGGCAAAGCGCGTCCACAGCCTGGACGCCCCGGTGTCGGGCGGGGACGTGGGTGCAAAGAACGCGGCCCTCTCGATCATGATCGGTGGCGACAACGATGTTGTAGCCGCGGTGGCGCCGGTGTTCGAGGCGATGGGCAAAACGATCGTCCACCAGGGCAAGGCGGGGGCCGGCCAACACACCAAGATGGTCAACCAGATCCTTATTTCGTCGAACATGATCGCGGTCTGCGAAGGCTTGCTGTACGGATACAAGGCGGGGCTCGACCTGGAGACCGTGTTCAAGTCCGTCTCGGTCGGGGCGGCCGGGAGCAAGGCGCTGGAGGTCCTCGGGCCGCGGATGCTGGCCCGGAATTTCGAGCCCGGTTTTTACGTCGAACACTTCATCAAGGACATGGGCATCGCCCTCGCGGAAGCCGAGAAGATGAACCTGAGTCTGCCCGGCCTGGGACTCGCCAAGCAACTTTATGAAGCGGTGCGGGCACAGGGGTACGGAAGGAAAGGCACCCACGCCCTCCTGATGGCGCTGGAGACATTGAACGGCATCAAGCGGTGA
- a CDS encoding lysylphosphatidylglycerol synthase transmembrane domain-containing protein yields MKKLSSNLISNLLKYGLGFGALAYVVAKFWNQLQNLFRQEPQWEYLLAAAALSVVCTAIQMYRWYILVHALGLPFSARGAVRLGLVGYYYNSFLPGSVGGDLVKAFFIAKDQPGRRAAAVATVMADRVIGLYGLILFVAVVGGWCWFTGNQQILANEYLQYIIRVCAGIVVVMTVGYIALGFLPTARADRFAGRLHKIPKLGHHLAEVWYAVWTYRQRPGAVLLALALSALTHPAFVFIFHFSVQVFPPENRDLLGTLPEHFVIAPIGYIAQAFFPAPGGVGGGEAIFGYLYTLIRGPEAAAVGVAGRLSMRLIEWTLGLIGYIAYLRMKAELPIKEAEAAGEQDDPYAERAATSEMIVPTGPAA; encoded by the coding sequence GTGAAAAAGCTTAGTTCGAATCTGATCTCCAACCTGCTGAAGTACGGCCTCGGGTTCGGCGCCCTCGCGTACGTCGTCGCGAAGTTTTGGAATCAACTCCAGAACCTGTTCCGTCAGGAACCGCAGTGGGAGTACCTTCTCGCCGCGGCCGCGCTCAGCGTCGTTTGCACGGCCATTCAAATGTACCGGTGGTACATCCTCGTCCACGCCCTCGGCCTCCCGTTTTCCGCCCGCGGCGCGGTCCGACTCGGGCTCGTCGGGTACTACTATAACTCGTTCCTGCCGGGGTCGGTCGGCGGCGACCTGGTGAAAGCGTTTTTCATCGCCAAGGACCAACCGGGCCGCCGGGCGGCGGCCGTCGCCACCGTGATGGCCGACCGGGTCATCGGGCTGTACGGCCTGATCCTGTTCGTCGCGGTCGTGGGCGGGTGGTGTTGGTTCACCGGGAATCAACAGATCCTGGCCAACGAGTACTTGCAGTACATCATCCGCGTCTGCGCCGGGATCGTGGTCGTGATGACGGTCGGGTACATCGCCCTCGGGTTTCTGCCGACGGCCCGCGCGGACCGGTTCGCCGGACGGTTGCACAAGATCCCCAAACTCGGGCACCATTTGGCCGAAGTGTGGTACGCCGTCTGGACGTACCGGCAGCGGCCGGGGGCGGTCCTGCTTGCCCTCGCCTTGTCGGCGCTGACGCACCCCGCCTTCGTGTTCATCTTCCACTTCTCGGTGCAGGTCTTCCCGCCCGAGAACCGGGATCTGTTGGGCACGTTGCCCGAGCACTTCGTGATCGCGCCGATCGGGTACATCGCGCAGGCGTTCTTCCCCGCCCCGGGCGGCGTGGGCGGCGGGGAAGCGATTTTCGGATACCTGTACACGCTCATCCGCGGCCCCGAGGCGGCCGCCGTCGGCGTCGCTGGACGCCTCTCCATGCGGTTGATCGAGTGGACGCTCGGGCTGATCGGCTACATCGCGTACCTGCGGATGAAGGCCGAACTCCCGATCAAGGAAGCGGAAGCGGCCGGCGAGCAGGACGACCCGTACGCGGAACGCGCCGCCACGTCCGAAATGATTGTGCCCACCGGCCCGGCGGCCTGA
- a CDS encoding DUF1501 domain-containing protein, translating to MTPSLLASTRRHFFRDCGVGVGSTALAALLSRDASAAVGASPLAPKPPHFAPKAKAVIYLFMAGGPSQLELFDPKPELNKLDGKPIPKTFIDGKRFAFLKGTPKVLGCRRKFAKAGQCGMDVSDLLPYHRAIADDVCWVRGMKTDVFNHGPAKCFVNTGSPQFGRPSMGSWVTYGIGSASDSLPGFVVLQSGPRGPRGGAALYSSGFLPTTHQGVPFLKGAHPILDLKSPPGVDPKQQGEFVDAVRDMNRLHHTSVGDPEIETRIAAYEMAYRMQTAAPELMDIAKESKDTLALYGAEPGKPSFGANCLLARRLVERGVRFVQLYHTDWDHHGGSLDLTKPLDNICKEIDKPCAALVADLKRCGLLDSTLVVWGGEFGRTPMGEPRETIGRDHHIDAYTMWLAGGGVKRGFVYGKTDDIGYSVAENPVHVHDLQATILHLLGLDHTKLTYRFQGRDYRLTDVHGEVVKDILA from the coding sequence CGGTGGGGGCGTCGCCGCTCGCGCCGAAGCCGCCGCACTTCGCGCCGAAGGCGAAGGCCGTCATCTACCTGTTCATGGCCGGCGGGCCGAGCCAGCTCGAACTGTTCGACCCCAAGCCCGAGTTGAACAAACTCGACGGGAAGCCCATCCCGAAGACGTTCATCGACGGCAAGCGGTTCGCGTTCCTAAAGGGGACGCCCAAGGTACTCGGGTGCCGGCGGAAGTTCGCTAAAGCCGGACAGTGCGGGATGGACGTGAGCGACCTGCTCCCGTACCACCGCGCCATCGCCGACGACGTCTGCTGGGTCCGGGGAATGAAGACGGACGTGTTCAACCACGGCCCGGCGAAATGTTTCGTGAACACCGGCTCGCCGCAGTTCGGCCGGCCGAGCATGGGGTCGTGGGTCACTTACGGGATCGGGTCGGCGTCCGACAGCTTGCCGGGCTTCGTGGTCCTCCAGTCCGGCCCCCGCGGCCCCCGCGGCGGCGCGGCGCTGTATTCGTCCGGGTTCCTGCCGACCACCCACCAGGGCGTACCGTTCCTCAAAGGCGCGCACCCGATCCTCGACCTCAAATCCCCGCCGGGCGTCGATCCCAAGCAGCAGGGCGAGTTCGTGGACGCGGTCCGCGATATGAACCGGTTGCACCACACGTCGGTCGGCGACCCGGAAATCGAGACGCGGATCGCTGCGTATGAGATGGCGTACCGGATGCAGACCGCCGCACCGGAGCTGATGGACATCGCCAAGGAATCGAAGGACACGCTCGCCCTCTACGGAGCCGAGCCGGGTAAGCCGTCGTTCGGGGCGAACTGCCTGCTCGCCCGGCGGTTGGTCGAGCGGGGCGTCCGCTTCGTCCAGCTTTACCACACCGACTGGGACCACCACGGCGGCAGCCTCGACTTGACCAAGCCGCTGGACAATATCTGCAAAGAAATCGACAAACCGTGCGCCGCTCTGGTGGCGGACTTGAAGCGGTGCGGGCTGCTCGATTCGACGCTCGTGGTCTGGGGCGGCGAGTTCGGCCGCACCCCGATGGGCGAGCCGCGGGAGACGATCGGCCGAGACCACCACATCGACGCGTACACGATGTGGCTCGCCGGTGGCGGCGTCAAACGCGGGTTCGTTTACGGCAAGACCGACGACATCGGGTACAGCGTGGCCGAGAACCCGGTCCACGTCCACGACCTGCAAGCCACGATCCTGCATCTACTTGGGCTGGACCACACCAAACTGACCTACCGCTTCCAGGGCCGGGACTACCGGCTCACCGACGTTCACGGCGAGGTGGTCAAAGACATCCTCGCGTAA